The DNA segment TGCTTAAACATTTCGGAACAGCTTGAATGTATCAGACTTGAAAATGATGACCCTGCAGTACATCTTATGCTATGTTCAGCGACAGAATATGAGGCAACTGAGATAGCATGTCCTAAGATAGTAGTACTGATAGCCCGATACATTGATGTTGAAAGAGAGGTTCTAAAACATTTTCGAAGCAAGCACATGTAGAGTGTGAAAGAGAGCTTCTAAATGATAGTAATGCTGCTGTCCCGATACATTGATGTTGAAAGATGCACAAAAGGGCCGTAAAACTCAAGAAGCACAAGTTCAGAAAAAAACACACAGACAAGTCCAACCAAATAAACCGTATGCTAATCTTATCCCAATTAATGTTTTGCATCTTCCTAACAAGTATACTCAGAAGATCAAGAGAATGCCactaaatattacaaaattcaatcCTTTGGTTTGTTCTTCACCTTTCATCTACTTTAGCACGCTAAGATAACGTTGAAACATGAATGTATTACCTTCGaagaaaacataaagcaaatATTTTACTCATTGGCAAACTAAATCGAACTACAGTTTCTTATACAGAACCCATAGTCAAATTGCGAAAAAAAACCTAACATCTGAGATTAAGACAAGATCAAAAGACACAAAAACCAAACCATTCTACAAAGCAAAGCTTTTGAGAAAACCAGGATCACGTTTAGCTCTCTCCTGAAACTTCTTAAACCACCGATCCAATATATCCATCGGAACAACCAACTTGCTCCCATCGACGCCGCAAAACGACTGCATGAAATTAAACAGATTCTCCCCAACTCTCATCGCCAACCGCTCGATTTTCCTCTCCGCCGCCACATCCAACGACTGAAGCGACGCCGCGTCCTCCACCGAGATTCCGATTTTCGCCGACAAAGGACCCGAATCCCCCGCCGTGAGCTGCATCTGCGCCGCGCTTCCAGGCTCCGGCCACTGCAGGGACAAAACCGCCGAGGGTCGAGATACGGTTACGGCGCCGCAGAAGGCGAAGGCGGATCCTGGGGATTGGACGTAGACGGCTAGTGCTTTGTCGGGTGGGAGAGTGAAGTTGTTGAGTAGGAAGATGCACATCTCTCCGATTTGATCGTATGCTTCGCCTGAGAGgggaaattgattttttttttttggatttgattAGTTTGGGGTTTTATTGGGAAGATGAGATGGGGAGGAAGACTTACCGACGAAGTGGTTCATGTCGAGAACCCAGTGGGAAGTGTCGATTTGGACGAAGGTTGAGATGTCCATTGGGAAACTTCGATTCGGGAAGACCACGCCGAacattgtttttatgttttgtctgttgatttttttgagttttgggCGGTTTTGAGTGaagggagaaaaaaaaagagagagacggAGCGGGTGTCGAGATGATTCTAGAAGCAGTTGGAAATGGCTATAACAGTTCCGCACGGAgactgtgtgtgtgtgtgtttttccAAAAGGGTTAACAACCAAAGCaataaaataagagaaattacatgaaaaatagaagaaaagtGAAAAAGAAATGTAGCAGGCGCTTATTATAAAACATAGTTATGGACTTATGTTTAAAACAGTCGGGAAAGCATCTTAAAATGAACGGTGTTGTTGTCTAAATATTACTGGACGTGGTAGCTGTCACTCGACCCTCTTTTGTATAGGTTTTGTCGTTTCAGGTTTGCTTTGTAGCCTgtatttgttgtttgaaataaGGCTTGGCTGGCTTGTGGGTGTGTTTGGTCTCTGGTCTAGCAGTCTGTGCGTGTTGGAATCAAATTAGGAGGTCTTTTGCAAGCTGTCTTTGGGTGTACCTATCATAAAGACCCGTTTATCAAGTACGCCAATTTCTACTGGGCTCAGAATCTCGTATTTCACTGCGGTTCATTCTTTTAAGGCAAGCGACTAGTACAGACTCTGATGGTTCCTTCGTGTGGGCTTTTAGCTGGTTGTATCCTCCCCTTCTTGTTCAGTTTGAGTTGTTGTTTAGTTAGTGtagttgttttttattttccgTTTATAGTTTACTCTGTAATTctgtcaaaaattaaaattggtaatgactttttaacatttttaccaaaaaaaatatatatatattactacaGAGGGCTCATAAAAGCAAAACACCGAAGTTTAGAGACTTCTGAACAGCTAAGATGGAAAGCCTAGGATGGTATCAGGCTGTGCAACAGTAAGATGGAAATCTCTGTGTTCTCCCAAAAGTTGACGAACAGTGTAGAACATGGCGTCTTTTTCTAAGTTTTCGTCTTTAGAGATTACCAGGACATAGACTGGTTCGTTACTACGGTTCTCTACCCAGAAAACCATGTCTACTAGCATCATGCGGATTCTGGAACCTCTATCCCCTGGCATAGTATATCAACAGAGACCTACATATTATTaagtaacaataaaaaaaaataaaaggagagAATAGAGGTTATGAATTCACCTCTAAGTGAAATGGGCTTCATTCCATAGTTGCAATATTCTTCAGCCTGTTTATCAGAGAACTGGTTCTTATCACTATAGAAAGCCTTGGTTGACACCATCCCATGATAACCTTCCTGCCTTAAATGGAATCTAACTTTCTCTTGGATCTCATTCGGTTCAGGGATTGGGATATCATCAGTGTCCAACATGACACATACGGATGTCACTGCCACGTTacacaaaaatgataaatttacgAAAAATCAGACAGCGAAAATATACAACGAATTATTAGACTCTATTAATTTTAATACCGCATGACTGATCAGATGCGATCATCTAAACAACCTTTATATACGAATTCGAATGTGACAGATCGATCAGATGAAATCTAATTAAAACTACAAACAATTTCGAGTAAGGGATATATCTTACCAGACTTTTTACTGCCGAGATCTTTGAGCGTGCGTGAGATTCCGATAGGGTCCATCGAGAAAATTTGAGACGCTTACGATTGGAAGCTATTTGTTCAAACGGTCGCCTTTGCGGGGTTAAGGGTTTGATCTGTTCTACAATCTCGCCCTCTCCGTCTTTCTacctatatataaaaaagatgTTACTGGGCTGATTCTAAAAGGCGCATTTGTCGTAAT comes from the Brassica napus cultivar Da-Ae chromosome A7, Da-Ae, whole genome shotgun sequence genome and includes:
- the LOC111199395 gene encoding uncharacterized protein LOC111199395 isoform X2; the protein is MDPIGISRTLKDLGSKKSVTSVCVMLDTDDIPIPEPNEIQEKVRFHLRQEGYHGMVSTKAFYSDKNQFSDKQAEEYCNYGMKPISLRGLC
- the LOC111199395 gene encoding uncharacterized protein LOC111199395 isoform X1, encoding MDPIGISRTLKDLGSKKSVTSVCVMLDTDDIPIPEPNEIQEKVRFHLRQEGYHGMVSTKAFYSDKNQFSDKQAEEYCNYGMKPISLRGDRGSRIRMMLVDMVFWVENRSNEPVYVLVISKDENLEKDAMFYTVRQLLGEHRDFHLTVAQPDTILGFPS
- the LOC111199294 gene encoding protein OPI10 homolog, translating into MFGVVFPNRSFPMDISTFVQIDTSHWVLDMNHFVGEAYDQIGEMCIFLLNNFTLPPDKALAVYVQSPGSAFAFCGAVTVSRPSAVLSLQWPEPGSAAQMQLTAGDSGPLSAKIGISVEDAASLQSLDVAAERKIERLAMRVGENLFNFMQSFCGVDGSKLVVPMDILDRWFKKFQERAKRDPGFLKSFAL